In the genome of Caenorhabditis elegans chromosome IV, the window tttgttagaaacaaaaaataatatttttactttaaaatagAGTTTTTTAGACGAAAAAGTGATTACGTGACATGACCTTTGGGCCTTGTTTTTTATGGCCTAATTAATTCAGCATAAAAGGTCCAGATTTCGTCAGTTTTGTTCATATTTCGTCCGAAATCTTGAATCAATCGTCTTTTGAATCGCCAAAGCAGCCAAGAAGCAAAGGAGCAGAAGCATGGGTTCCGAGAAGATGATCGAGATCTGTATCGATATGGAAGAAGGAGAACCACTTGGTGCAACTCCGAATGACAAGCTTGTCATCACTAAAATCCAGGCTGGAACTATTTCCGAAGGAAAGTTGAGAGTAAGTTCTACAAAAGTTTAACCATTATTCtatgaaaagttttatagATTGGTGACCAAGTCAAAAAAGTCAACGGGCAAAACTGCAAAGATTGCAATGACTTTTTCCGTGCACTTCGCTTTGCAGCTCCATGTGCAAAAATTATGGTGAACCGCGATGAGAAGAAGGCCGAAGAGTTGGAGGCTCGTGTTCATATTCCTGAAGATCGTGCAAAGATCATTCAACGCCGTGAAGGATACGTCTATGAGTTGGCAACTCTTGTTTGGGTTCAAAATGGACCAAAACTTGGTTTGGGAATCAAGCATTTCCAGGTAAGAAATcaatcaaatcaaataaattctAGGAAATTCATATATCTATTTCAGAATCGTGTGCTTGTCTCCCGTGTTGATCCTGGATCACTCGCCGAAAAGTGTCTCGTTCTTGGAGATCACTTGTGTGATGTTGATGGTATTCCAGTCAGTGACAAGGATGTTGCCAGAGACCTTCTCGTCAAGAACATTCAAGAAAAGGGAAAAGTCACTTTCGTCGTCGAGCGTCCCGATTCGATTGATGCCAAGCAATGGGCAAAGCAGGCATTGGCAACCAATCTTATGCAGCCACCATCTGTGCAAATGAACGAGGATGTGAAGGGCATTGCGTCTCAATACCGTCAAGCTCTTCCAGGATTGAAGCCTCCAGCAAAGAGTGCTATGTCTACTGGTCCAAGCGCTCGTCGCGTTTCAATTGTCGAGCAAACTCAAACACATGAAATCGGGCATGATCATGAGGGAAAAGCTCTTCGCAAGGTCAAGTGATGTGCCAGCAAGATGCCAGAAATCGCAACGTCTAgctcgaataaaaattttgtttgaatcgCTTCTGCtgatttattttgttttatatgTTCGAATACAGATAGTTTTTTGGGTATGTGAaacgcccacaaaatggctCCTTTTAGGCAGGAGTGGTCAAAATACTACCGTATTGCAGacgatttttgtttgaaagttgtttgaatttctgaaaaaggcAGAATGTGGTTACAGCAAGTCTCTATTAATATCAGCTCGTTTACTCCACGTGTTCCTCGTTTACCAAAAGCCCTGACCATGTTTTAGTGGCCCAGAAGAAAGTCTAGTTCTGGCTTACCGTAGCCTTAACAAGAGTTGAAAAGCCATAACTTTTGATGGCATAGGAAGTACCCACAACACTGAGCCTCTCGCAAACAACTTGCTTTGCTCCACCTTCAACGCTTTCATTTTGAGAAGCTTTTGATTGCAAAATAAATggtaataaattgtttttttttgacatttttttgttgaaaaaacaatttatattAACTTCTTGAACCCATAATAAAATCAGCAATGTTAAAGGCCTTCCTATGCCTAGTTTCTGCATTTCTGCGCCAAATTTGGTGTCTGTGTCTTGACAGATAAATACATGGTGCATCGTGCAAAGATTCACCTACTGGCAGGTAACATGCCATTGCAACTAATCTAAATTATCTTATTAACAAACTTTCattcaacttttgaataaaaaaacgtGATGATCtcacgttttcaaaaaacattctaGTGCTTATCGTGATTTTCTCGATTATTCCTAGCTATTTACAATATTTCTTCCAACTTTCGTGCCTCAAATCATGAGCAAACCTGGTTAGTTTTGAACgctttttaatgaaatttttgaaactttttttcagaaagtgttCAAGAATCCCTTGATACAATCACATTTATTCACTCTTTTCAAATTACGACCACCAAGGTTGAGCATATGAAGCCGAAACGTTTTACCACGGTCCATCAGTACTCGCTGATTAATTGGTAGGTGATCTCACAGTTCTAGGGGATAGAGAAAAGGGGAGATGGAGATATGTGGGAACTGAAATTTAGTTTCACTCCCCCAGTCTCCCCAAGTGCCTACCTCATGTCTAACGTCTATTCACTTTGTCAGCAAAGAAGcagtaaaaattcatttcgatTCCAGGGATATCGAAATATCGGTATCCCAAATACTTCAAGAACATCCCCAAAACCCTGAAGAACCGGTCGTCGAGAAGGTTTTTCGAATCAGTCTTTATCCAGCCGGACAACATCCTCTTCCTGTGCAGAAAGTGGAGTTCAAGTTAAGATTGGTTGACAATTCTGATGGAGATAATAGTGCGCTTTTGAAATAGTTTCCCAATTGCTTTTACAGACATCCTGCCACCTGTAAAATTCACCTATGAGCCTGACATCACGGACCGTGACGATTTCGACTGCATTACACCGGAACGTGGCGTGATTCGAGACTTTTTGTGCGAGGTGATCGGAAATCGGCAATTCAAGAAATACAAATTGGAAATTCTCACTGTTATCGTATTTgatatcaacaactttttgagcCTGAAATACTTCAATCGATTTGTTGGAAAACCGATGCCAGTCGAAttggatttcaaatattatctGTTGATGAATCAGTGAGTATTTTTGTAAGATTTCATATGAAGCCTAAGTCAATCGCATTCCAGAAAGACTCACAACTTCCTTCTCACCACCACTACTCAACAAGGATTCCCGTGCAATAAAGAAGCTCTATACGTGGCTTCTCCATATTTTCGCAACCATCTCACAAGTTCCATAACCAGTTTTCCACTGGAGGTACAATTCTTGGAAGCTATTGAAGTGGTTGGTTCTTATTATTTCTCTTATTCTGTGACGAAAATTCTTAAGGTTGTTACCTGGAAGATTGTGACACGTAAACACAAACAGAGACAGCTCATCGGGTCGATTGAAAGTCACTGCTTTGAGGAGCTGATTAAGGCAAGTTACAGTACCTCATGAGACCTGTAACACTGTTGTTTTTGCAGAACTGTGAGGACTTGGATTATGTGGAGAAGTTGCTCTTTATGGCTCACACTAATTATCTCGGACGTCTTCTCGAAGCCTGCAACGCCACTATTATCAGTTTTCATTTTGCGGATCTTTGCAGGGACATCCAACAAAATGTAAGTTATCACAGCAAAGAATTCCACATGTTTgcctaatttttctacacattATTTTATGGCCGGACCCTGCGTTCGTTCAACAGGGTCAAGGGAAGCGCTTCAGTCTTATggtatcaatttttagaatttgtgACAAGACTCAAAGTATTTCATTTCCAGAAACGCCTTAA includes:
- the smz-1 gene encoding PDZ domain-containing protein (Confirmed by transcript evidence) translates to MGSEKMIEICIDMEEGEPLGATPNDKLVITKIQAGTISEGKLRIGDQVKKVNGQNCKDCNDFFRALRFAAPCAKIMVNRDEKKAEELEARVHIPEDRAKIIQRREGYVYELATLVWVQNGPKLGLGIKHFQNRVLVSRVDPGSLAEKCLVLGDHLCDVDGIPVSDKDVARDLLVKNIQEKGKVTFVVERPDSIDAKQWAKQALATNLMQPPSVQMNEDVKGIASQYRQALPGLKPPAKSAMSTGPSARRVSIVEQTQTHEIGHDHEGKALRKVK
- the C25G4.7 gene encoding uncharacterized protein (Confirmed by transcript evidence) — its product is MSKPESVQESLDTITFIHSFQITTTKVEHMKPKRFTTVHQYSLINW